From the Pomacea canaliculata isolate SZHN2017 linkage group LG4, ASM307304v1, whole genome shotgun sequence genome, one window contains:
- the LOC112561465 gene encoding vegetative cell wall protein gp1-like, with amino-acid sequence MPNPPASLFQTGGSCPPMEAPSLGPCARLSCPPHAESPQPAFGANWVLPAHPEPPACPLCQNWGSSRPMQRSPHLGPVAKTVSCPHPCRSPQLPVVPDWGSCLAPCEAPACPVCQLGVLPAPAEPPPGLGARLGVLPAPLPNPSLPLVQDWGPARPMPKPPRTLVPDGSCRPIRSPQPALWCQTGGPAAPCRSPQPWPCVQTGSAARPMPRPPAGPVGHDAWSCTAHANPHRPWEVQRGPARPIQAPSLALCARRSCPPCQGPPAWPVANGGLPPHASPTWPLVPYWVLARPMPTPSLPVVPYGGPARPMPNPQPGPWCIPGVLPAPCRSPQPPVCQGVLPPHPTPTWPDGARRVLPAPCQPPDLPCVPDGGRRPMRTPSLGPVPVRVLSPPHAKPPAALSVPDGGPPPHAEPQPAIGQEGRSLPAPCRSPQPSLVVPDGGPARPCEAPTPGPVCQTGGSCRPAEPQHLALFVPDGGSAHGPLPKPPACPCWCQTAVLPHAPCRTPQPALEAEGGPARPIRKPPA; translated from the coding sequence atgccgaaccCCCCAGCCTCCCTGTTCCAGACtggggggtcctgcccgcccatggAAGCCCCCAGCCTTGGCCCTTGTGCCAGActgtcctgcccgccccatgccgaaagCCCCCAGCCTGCCTTTGGTGCCAActgggtcctgcccgcccatcCAGAACCCCCAGCCTGCCCTTTGTGCCAGAACTGGGGGTCCTCCCGCCCCATGCAACGAAGCCCCCACCTAGGCCCTGTTGCCAAGACTGTGTCCTGCCCGCacccatgccgaagcccccagcTGCCTGTGGTGCCGGACTGGGGGTCCTGCCTCGCCCCATGCGAAGCCCCAGCCTGCCCTGTGTGCCAActgggggtcctgcccgccccagcCGAACCCCCACCTGGCCTTGGTGCCAGActgggggtcctgcccgccccactGCCGAACCCCAGCCTGCCCTTGGTCCAAGActggggtcctgcccgccccatgccgaaacCCCCACGGACCCTTGTGCCAGATGGGTCCTGCCGCCCCATccgaagcccccagcctgccctgtggtgccagacgggcGGTCCtgccgccccatgccgaagcccccagcctTGGCCCTGTGTCCAGACGGGGTCggctgcccgccccatgccgaggCCCCCAGCTGGCCCTGTGGGCCATGACGCGTGGTCCTGCACCGCCCATGCGAACCCCCACCGGCCCTGGGAAGTCCAacggggtcctgcccgccccatccaagcccccagcctggccctgtgtGCCAGACGGTCCTGCCCGCCCTGCCAAGGGCCCCCAGCCTGGCCCGTGGCCAACGGGGGCCTGCCCCCCCATGCGAGCCCCACCTGGCCCTTGGTGCCATACTGGGTCCTGGCCCGCCCCATGCCAACCCCCAGCCTGCCTGTGGTGCCATacgggggtcctgcccgccccatgccgaaccCCCAGCCTGGCCCGTGGTGCATACCCGgcgtcctgcccgccccatgccgaagcccccagccGCCTGTGTGCCAAGGGGTCCTCCCCccccatccaacccccacctgGCCCGATGGTGCCAGacgggtcctgcccgccccatgccagCCCCCAGACCTGCCCTGTGTGCCAGACGGGGGCCGCCGCCCCATGCGAACCCCCAGCCTTGGCCCTGTTCCAGTACGGGTCCTTTCCCCGCCCCATGCCAAGCCCCCAGCCGCCCTGTCGGTGCCAGACGGGGGTCCTCCCCCCCATGCCGAACCGCAGCCTGCCATTGGCCAGGAGGGGCGGTCcttgcccgccccatgccgaagcccccagcctAGCCttgtggtgccagacgggggtcctgcccgcccatgcgaAGCCCCCACGCCTGGCCCTGTGTGCCAGACGGGCGGGTCCTGCCGCCCAGCCGAGCCCCAGCACCTGGCCCTGTTTGTGCCAGACGGGGGTTCTGCCCACGGCCCCTtgccgaagcccccagcctgcCCTTGTTGGTGCCAGACGGCGGTCCTGCCGCACGCCCCATGCCGAACCCCCCAGCCTGCCTTAGAGGCGGAAGgaggtcctgcccgccccatccGAAAGCCCCCAGCCTAG
- the LOC112561467 gene encoding hornerin-like — protein sequence MGRAGPPSGTHRAGWGLRHGAGRTPRLAATGQAGALAGAAGPRLAHRARLGLRMGGQDYAPSGTTARLGLRHGAGRTRRLHHRARRGLWRMGGQDPRLQGGGSAWGRGEAGSGFGMGAADPPLHHRARPGASAWGGQDPRLGTTRHHRLGLPGARLGVRHGAGAGPPVWAGPQGQAGGFGMGRAGPRRWHHRAGLGASAWAARTGAPSGHR from the exons atggggcgggcaggacccccgtCTGGCACGCACAGGgcaggctgggggcttcggcatggggcgggcaggaccccccgtcTGGCAGCCACAGGGCAGGCTGGGGCTTTGGCTGGGGCGGCAGGACCCCGTCTGGCacacagggccaggctggggcttcgcatgggcgggcaggaTTACGCCCCGTCTGGCACCACGGCCAGGctggggcttcggcatggggcgggcaggacccgcCGTCTGCACCACAGGGCCAGGCGGGGGCTTTGGCGgatgggcgggcaggacccccggTTGCAAGGTGGGGGCTCGGCATGGGGTCGAGGAGAGGCTGGGTCTGGCTTCGGCATGGGGGCGGCGGACCCCCCGCTGCACCACAGGGCCAGGCctggggcttcggcatggggcgggcaggacccccgtCTTGGCACCACACGGCACCACAGGCTGGGGCTTCCAG gggCCAGGCTGGGggttcggcatggggcgggggCAGGACCCCCCGTCTGGGCAGGcccacagggccaggctgggggcttcggcatggggcgggcaggccCCCGCCGCTGGCACCACAGGGCAGggctgggggcttcggcatgggcGGCGAGGACCGGTGCCCCGTCTGGACACCGGTGa